The nucleotide window AAGTGCGGTAAGTTTTTAAGTTATTTTTTAGATGTTGAAGACCGCAATCAACTCTCTTACTTTGACGCGTTTATGCGGCGCTTGGCTGATCGAGCGTTGCACTTTTAAGCGGCGGATTTTCGCGCCCTGGTAGATTTCTCGGGTGAATGGCGTGTCGTGATTGGAAATCACCACTTGGACATTGCGTTGTTTCACAGTGTCTTTGGCAAGGTTGGCAAGATCGCGTTGGTTTGCGATGGAAAATTCATTGCCGGAATAATTGGTGAAATTGCTGTTTTGTGAAATGGGGGCATAGGGTGGGTCGCAGTAAATTACGCAGTCTTCATCCGCCATTTGGAAGGTTTGTTGAAAATCGGCGCAAATAAAGACCGCACTTTGTGCTTTAGCGGCAAAAAAACGGAGTTCTTCTTCCGGGAAATAATGGGTTTTGTAAGCGCCGAAAGGCACATTAAATTCGTTTTTGGCGTTGTAGCGACACAAGCCGTTAAAGCCAAAACGATTTAAATACAGGAATAATACGGCACGTTGGAATACATCGGTACTTTGATTAAATTCTTTACGCTTGCTGTAATAGTAACTTTCAGTATTGGCATCCGGGTGGAAGAAAACTGGTTTGCACGCTTGGATGTAACCTTCAACGTCCTGTTTGACGATGTTAAATAGGTGGATTAAATCAGGGTTGATGTCTGCCAGAATGTAGCGTTCGAAATGGCTGTTGAGAAATACCGCACCGGCACCGACAAACGGTTCGACCAAACATTGTTTGCGTTTTGGCAATAAGCGGTTGATCTCGTCTGTGAGACGATATTTACCGCCCGCCCATTTGAGAAAGGGGCGACTTTTAGTTTTGGGTGTTGATGTCGTAGCTTTAGCAGATTTAGGCATGGGGTTAGTCAACTTGCGTACAACGATTGATGGCTTCAATCACCTGTTCTTGTGGGACATCTGTCGCCACATAAGCCTGTCCAAGGGCTTTGAGGAGCACCAAACGCAATTTTCCATTGAGCACTTTTTTATCACGCATCATCAGTGGCAGATAATCTTGTGCGGTCATGCCATCCGGTGAAACGGTTGGCAAATTGGCGCGCGCTAAAAGTTTTTCTAACCGTGCGACATCATGCGGTGTTAAATCGCCTAATTTTTCTGATAACGCCGCAGCCATCATACAGCCGGCGGATACCGCTTCGCCGTGTAACCAGTTGCCGTAACCTAAATGGGTCTCGATGGCATGGCCGAACGTGTGGCCAAGATTTAATAGCGCACGATCGCCTTTTTCCGTTTCATCGCGCGCTACAATATCCGCTTTTAATTGGCAACAACGGGCGATACATTGTTGTAATGCGTTTTGGTCAAGGGCGACTAAGTCATCGATGTGTTGTTCTAACCATTGGAAAAATGGGAAATCTAAAATCACCCCATATTTGATGACTTCGGCTAGGCCGGCGTTGAATTCACGTTTTGGTAAGGTGTTTAGGGTGAGCGTATCGACAATCACGGCACTCGGTTGATAAAACGCGCCGATCATATTTTTGCCTAATTCGTGGTTTACTGCCGTTTTGCCGCCCACGGAAGAATCCACTTGGGCTAATAATGTCGTCGGAATTTGAATAAAACGAATGCCACGTTGATAACTTGCTGCGGCATAGCCTGCCACGTCACCGATGACACCGCCGCCTAATGCCACGATCGTGGTATCGCGTCCATGGTTAGCTTTTAAAAGTGCGGTGAAAATCAGGTTCAAAGAATCCAGTGTCTTGTATTGTTCGCCGTCCGGCAATACCACGTGCTCAACAAGACAACCGATTTTTTCTAAGGTGTCCGTCACGGTAGAAAGATAATGTTGTGCAACAGTTGGATTGGTCACGATCATGACTTTATTGCCGGATTGCAGCGGATAGCAATCGCTATTCGTGAGTAATCCGGCGCCGATATAAATCGGGTAGCTTCTTTCTTTTAATTCAACATTTACATACAACATTTACTTTGCCTTTGAAGTATTTAACCGTTCGCATTAACCGTTGTAGTTGTCAATCAGGTCGATAATTTGTGTCGCCATAACTTTGGCACTTTGCTCGTCAGTTGGTAGGGTGATATCCGCCACTTCTTCATAGAGCGGATTGCGAACTTTAGCTAAGTCTTCCAACACTTGGCGCGGATCGTCAACATCTTGCAATAGCGGACGTTTTTTATCTCGTTGGGTGCGTTGATATTGTTTCTCTACGGTAGTTTCCAAATAAACTACGATACCGCGTGCGGAAAGATGATTGCGGTTGTCTTTTGATAACACTGCACCACCACCGGTAGATAATACAATGCCTTGACGTTGTGTTAATTCATTAATAAGGCGTTCTTCTCTTTTGCGGAATCCTTCTTCGCCCTCTACATCAAAAATCCAACCGATGTCGGCACCGGCGCGTTCTTCAATTTCTGCGTCGGTATCGACAAAATCCATGTTAAGTAGTTGTGCAAGTTGGCGACCGATAGTGCTTTTACCTGCCCCCATAGGCCCCACGAGGAAAATATTACGTTTTTCTGCCATTGTTATTCATCTTAAATTTATGTCATCGGAAAAAATGTGATCTTTTAGAAAATAAGAAACGACCGCAAGTGATGATTCATGTGGTCGTGTGAAAGTTTTGAATAAGTGGAAAAGATCACCCCAAAATTGTCCAAGATTATCTCAATAAATCCCTATTCTTTTCAACCTAAACAAGCGATTTATTTCGTTTACCGCCATGTAAATGACAGGTTCATAGTGAATTTATCGTTTTTTTGCCGGTTCGTTGCGTTTATTCTGAGGCGTTACCTGCGATGATTTTTTTAGACTTTCCGGAAATGCCCCTTGGCGTAAAATATGCGGTGTGACGAAAATCACCAGCTCACGTTTTTGATGGCGTTCACTTTCTTTGCTAAATAAGCGTTTAATGCCCGGAATATCCCCCAACAAAGGCACTTTGTCCACGCCTTTTGTGATGGTATCATGAAAAACACCGCCCAACACGATGGTTTCGCCGTCCTTGGCGAAAACTTGTGTATTAATTTCTTGTTTATCAATGGAAACCACTTCACCCAGGCCGTATGAAACACGTCCACCCGGCGCATTTTGACTGACCACTAAATCCAACAAAATTTGTTTATCCTGTGAAATATGCGGTGTCACTTCCAAGCCTAATACGGCTTCGCGAAATTCTACGCTTTGTGTCCCACTTTTTTCATTCACCATAATGTAAGGCAATTCCGTCCCTTGCTTGATACTCGCGCTTTTCTTATTGGTGGTAAGCAAACGAGGGCTAGCGATAATCTCCACATTGTTTTCCCGCTCAAGTGCGGTCAATTCTAAGTCTAAAAGTCGCCCATTGATTTTCGCCACTTGCAGCGCAACAGAACCGACCGGCGTGGTCGCCGTCGGCAAGTTAACGTTTAATTGATGAGTGATATTGTCAAAACCATTACCAGCCAGACTTCCACTGAGGTGATGCGCATTTTCTGTTGGATTAAAAATTCCCCAACGAACCCCCAATTCTTTGAGGCTTTCACCGTTAATGGTCACAATTCGGGCTTCAATGGCGATTTGTTCAATGGGCTTATCTAATTCTTTAATGAGCTTTTTTAAATTCGCAATGGCTTTCGGTTCATCTTGAATTAACAATAAATTACTGCGATCGTCAAAACTTAAACTGCCGTTGGGAGAAAGGAGCGAACCACTACCGCCGGTGAGCGATTTCATCACTTCCGAAGCTTTCGCAAAATGCAATTTAATCGTGGCAGTGGTGAGTTGTGTGGGTTGTTCCATCATCTCGGCAGGCAACGTAAAAGGCGTTTCCATTTGGGTGGCAAATTTGGCGGCGGTCTCAAGTTTACTTAAATAATAAATACCGTTTTCTTGCCACAAATCCAACTGCTTGATTTTGGCAACAGACCGAAAGAGCTGATCCAAGTCCACGTTATCCAGTTGAAGTGAAAGGGTGCCTTGTAATTCATCGTCAATAATTAAATTGACGTTTTGTGCTAATGCCAGCTGTTGCAACGTTGGCACTAATGGTGCTTGCTTCAACCGAATCGAAAACACGCGAGGTTGTTCCGCATATACGGCAAAGCTCATCACCAGACTCACAAAACATCCGAAAAACAGACCGCACTTTAGGCAGAGGGAAAGCACTAATTTCATCAATCTTCCTTAAAATTTCACTTGAAAAGGGGTGGTTTTCTCACAGTTCGCACTAGTGTCCCAACGTAAAAAATCAATGTGTTGTTTGTCGATTTTAGTAATTTGAATATGCTCGACAGCAATCAAATCGCCGGGATGGGCAAGGCTGACTTGATTGTCAGCAAGCAAGATGACTTGCCAATCGGTGTGATGTTGTAATACGCCGATCACTTGAATCTGTTCAAAGGCCGTTTGCGGGAAAATGGTTGAAGGTGCAGTGTGGCAGGTTAAATTTAGCGTGCTGTTTTGTTTTTCCGGTGCGGCTTGCGTCGTACTTTGCCGGCGATTTTTGTCAAAGGGATCTTTCGCTAAACCGGCGTGGCTGATCATCACGCTGATGAATAACCATAACATTTGTCTTACCATTATTTTTCCTCGGGATTGAACTGGAATAACAATTCGCTGAAAAGGATACTGTCGTCATTCGGCTCGCTGCGTTTTTGCACCTGCCATTCCACCAACGCCAACCCATTACTTGCCGTTAAAAGTGCGGTCAAAAATGCACTTAACTCATCAAAATAGCCTTGAACGTGCAGTGTTAACAACGCTGTTTGATGAAAGTCCCACTGGCTATGTTCAATGTGTAATGATTGGGCAAGCTGTTGAATTTGCTGATTAATTGCTGCAAGTTTGCCGGCTAATTTTGGTGTAAGTAAATGCTTATCGGCTTTTTCTTTTAGTGCTGCCAAAATTTTTTGTTGATGTGCTAGTGTCGCCTGTTGCATTTCCTGTTGTTCTGTCAGTTGTGCTAATTGTGTCCATTGCTGCCAATAATGTTGTGCCGGCAAAGAAAGTGAGGCAACACCCAGCGCACATAACAAGGCCGTCTGTTGCCAAGCAGCAAGCTGATACCAATGGCTGAATAGGTTTGTCGTCGCCATTTTATCTATCCATTTCATGGGGTTACCTGCAATTTGAGATCAAACTGAAATCGCATTTCTTGCGCTTGCGGTTTAAATTCCGTGAGTTTCACTTCGCTAAATAACGCTTGCTCGGTCAGAAAATGGTTAAGACGATCGAACTCCTCTTGGCTAACACTTTGGCCGGTAAGCGTTAAATGATGCTCCGAAAGCGCCAACGCGGATAGCTCTCCTTGTGTAAGTGGTAACTCAGCTAATTGATTTAACAATAAAAAAAACGTTTCTTTGGTGATTGCTTGGGTCTCTTGGTCATGACGTTGATGATGTCTGATCTGCTGAATGTGTTGTTGTGTAAGTTGTAGCTCACGTTGCAATGCAACGTATTCATGTTGTAATTTTTCCGCCTGTTTTGCGTACTGTTCGGCAGCACGGTATAACCCCACGCTAATTACCGTACAAAGCACTGCACCTGCCACGCATTTCGTCACCAAGGCTTTGACCTGCCGGCGGCGTTGCTGTAATCGCCACGGCAACAGATTAATGTCTTTTTTCATCGCCCTTCCTTAACCAATCGGTGCATCGAAAAGTGCGGTGGATTTGGCATACGTATCTTGTTGCCATAAGGCATTACCAAGGGCGATAAGCGGCAATTCCGTTGAGAGACAATGCCAGTGATCCGGCACTGCTGTTTCAGTGTCTTCCGTTTGCAAGTAAAAAACGGCTTCCAGTTTTTCGTCATAACGATGGCAATATTGCTCAAAAAGTGCGGTCAAATTTGTCTCTGTTTGGAATAAGGTTTGATTTTGTTGCAGTTTAGATTGTACGGCTAATCCGCCTTGTTCATCTTGATATAAGAAAATGGCCGCTGCCGGCAAGGGCTTGCCTAACACATATTCTGCGCCACGTAACAAGGCTTTTGCCATGTTGTCTAACACCTCAATCTGTAGCGGCATAAATTGCTGTAAGTAATCCGTTGCAATTTGTTGGCGAATCGCGAAGATTTCCAAACGGAACCCCTGTTTTAATGGGGTGGCGGCATAGTCATACCAAATCTCCTCAAGCGGCAACGGCAGCTCGTTGGAAAGTGTAAAATGACATTGTTGCTCACATTCCAGCGGGGTGAGATTGTGCGGCAAAATCAGTGTTTTTTGCCAGATATGATGCGGCATGATGGCGGTAATAAATTTATAAGGCGATTTTCTGCGTGCAGGCATAGCAAGTCGGCGATTAAGGGTGGCGGGAAGCTCCAGTAAATCTAATTTTTCCAAACACTCACTATGCGGACGATTGTCCTTATCGAACCAAACCACATCAATAGCGTGATGACGCAACCAGAGGCCGACTTGAATTGAAGGTGTACGTTTTATGAACATAAATTTATCCTGATTCCCCCGATTTCCAACAGTTTTCGCTTTTTCTTTAGGCGCGTAGTCTTTATACTTATTGGCTAACTTTATTTTAATTTTCTTAACCCCCTTTAAGTAAGCGAGAAATTTTCGATGCGGATCGCAAAATTAATATTAAGCACCTTGTTAACCTTATTTATTCTGGGCTGTGTTGCTGTCGGCATGGTCTATGTCCAGTTCAAATCAGAGTTACCCGATGTAGAAAGTTTAAAAACGGTGGAGTTGCAACAGCCGATGCAAATTTACACCTCAGACGGTAAGTTGATTGGTGAAGTCGGTGAACAACGTCGTATTCCGGTAAAATTGGAAAATATTCCTGAAAAATTAATTCAAGCCGTATTGGCAACAGAAGATAGTCGTTTTTATGATCACCATGGGCTAGATCCGATCGGGATCGGCCGTGCGGTGATGGTGGCGATCAGTAAAGGTGGAGCTTCCCAAGGGGCAAGTACCATCACGCAACAGTTGGCACGTAACTTCTTCTTAACACCGGAAAAAAGTTTGATTCGTAAAGCCAAAGAGGCGATTTTAGCTATTGAGATCGAAAACGCCCTGGATAAAAACGAAATTCTTGAGCTTTACTTAAATAAAATTTATCTCGGCTACCGTTCTTACGGCGTTGCGGCTGCGGCAAAAACCTATTTTGGTAAGGAATTAAATCAATTAACCTTATCTGAAATGGCTGTCATTGCCGGTTTGCCAAAAGCCCCTTCCACAATGAACCCACTCTCCTCGCCAAAACGTGCGCTGGAGCGTCGCAATGTTGTGTTGTGGCGTATGTTGGATCAAAAATACATCACACAACAAGAATACGATGCTGCCCTAAAAGAGCCGATTGTCGCCAGCTATCATGGTGCGAAATTAGATTTTCGTGCGGATTATGTGACAGAAATGGTGCGTCAGGAAATGGTAAAACGCTTTGGTGAAGAAAATGCCTACACCAAAGGTTATCAAGTCTATACCACCGTGCTTTCTAACGACCAAGAAGTCGCGCAAAAAGCCGTGCGTGATAATTTAATCGCTTATGATATGCGTCATGGCTACCGTGGCGGTGCGCCATTGTGGAAAAAAGGCGAAACCCCTTGGGATAACGACACCATTATTGGCTTCTTGAAAAAATTACCGAATTCTGAACCGTTTATTCCCGCCGCCGTCATCAGCGTTTCCAAATCCGGCGCAGAATTGCTGTTAGCATCTGAGGAAAAGATGACATTGCCAAGTAGCGCCATGCGTTGGACCGGACAAGCCAATCCGGTGAAAACAGGGGATCAAATTTGGATTCGTAAAAATGACAAGGGTGAATGGGTCTTAGGCCAGATTCCGCAAGCTAACTCCGCGTTAGTGTCATTAAACAGTGACAACGGTGCCATTGAAGCCATTGTGGGCGGTTTTAGTTTTGAACAAAGTAAATTTAACCGTGCAACACAATCTTTGGTACAAGTGGGCTCTTCCATTAAACCGTTTATTTATGCTGCTGCCTTAGAAAAAGGCTTAACCCTATCCAGTGTGTTGCAAGATACGCCGATTGTATTAAAAAAACCGGGACAAAAAGAATGGCGCCCGAAAAATTCCCCGGATCGTTATGATGGCCCGTTACGTTTACGAGTAGGATTGGGGCAATCTAAAAACATGATTGCGATCCGTGCCATGCAAATGACCGGCGTTGATTTCGTGGCGGATTTCTTACAACGTTTCGGTTTCAAACGGGATCAATATTTTGCCAGTGAAGCCCTTGCATTAGGTGCGGCCTCCTTTACACCACTTGAAATGGCTCGCGGTTATGCGGTGTTCGATAATGGCGGTTATTTAATCGATCCTTATATTATCAATAAAATCTTAGATAACACCGGCAAGGAAATTTTTGTGGCGAATCCGAAATTAGCTTGCCCAACTTGTGATGACGTACCGGTGATTTATGGTGAAACAGAAAAGCTAGATGGCTTTAAAAATACGGATTTGACGGTTGCGGATAATTTAAAACGCAGTGATGAGGCGACCAACGGAGAAGAAGAAATCGAGCAAGGGGAAAATGTGCCGGATATTCCGGAATTACAACCGCGTGCTGATGCAATAAAAGAAGAGAATTTGAATTTTATGGCAGACGCGAAAACAAGCTCATCCGCCACACAATATGCTCCACGGGTTATTAGCGGTGAATTAGCCTTCTTAATTCGCAGCGCATTAAATACCGCTATCTATGGTGAACAAGGATTGGGTTGGAAAGGCACCAGTTGGCGGATGGCAAACGAAATTAAACGTAAAGACATTGGCGGTAAAACCGGAACGACCAATAACTCCAAGGTCGCATGGTATGCCGGTTTTGGTGCGAATTTAACCACTGCCGTGTATATTGGTTTCGATGATAATAAATTTAA belongs to Aggregatibacter sp. 2125159857 and includes:
- a CDS encoding Dam family site-specific DNA-(adenine-N6)-methyltransferase, with translation MPKSAKATTSTPKTKSRPFLKWAGGKYRLTDEINRLLPKRKQCLVEPFVGAGAVFLNSHFERYILADINPDLIHLFNIVKQDVEGYIQACKPVFFHPDANTESYYYSKRKEFNQSTDVFQRAVLFLYLNRFGFNGLCRYNAKNEFNVPFGAYKTHYFPEEELRFFAAKAQSAVFICADFQQTFQMADEDCVIYCDPPYAPISQNSNFTNYSGNEFSIANQRDLANLAKDTVKQRNVQVVISNHDTPFTREIYQGAKIRRLKVQRSISQAPHKRVKVRELIAVFNI
- the aroB gene encoding 3-dehydroquinate synthase — protein: MLYVNVELKERSYPIYIGAGLLTNSDCYPLQSGNKVMIVTNPTVAQHYLSTVTDTLEKIGCLVEHVVLPDGEQYKTLDSLNLIFTALLKANHGRDTTIVALGGGVIGDVAGYAAASYQRGIRFIQIPTTLLAQVDSSVGGKTAVNHELGKNMIGAFYQPSAVIVDTLTLNTLPKREFNAGLAEVIKYGVILDFPFFQWLEQHIDDLVALDQNALQQCIARCCQLKADIVARDETEKGDRALLNLGHTFGHAIETHLGYGNWLHGEAVSAGCMMAAALSEKLGDLTPHDVARLEKLLARANLPTVSPDGMTAQDYLPLMMRDKKVLNGKLRLVLLKALGQAYVATDVPQEQVIEAINRCTQVD
- the aroK gene encoding shikimate kinase AroK encodes the protein MAEKRNIFLVGPMGAGKSTIGRQLAQLLNMDFVDTDAEIEERAGADIGWIFDVEGEEGFRKREERLINELTQRQGIVLSTGGGAVLSKDNRNHLSARGIVVYLETTVEKQYQRTQRDKKRPLLQDVDDPRQVLEDLAKVRNPLYEEVADITLPTDEQSAKVMATQIIDLIDNYNG
- a CDS encoding type IV pilus secretin PilQ; the encoded protein is MKLVLSLCLKCGLFFGCFVSLVMSFAVYAEQPRVFSIRLKQAPLVPTLQQLALAQNVNLIIDDELQGTLSLQLDNVDLDQLFRSVAKIKQLDLWQENGIYYLSKLETAAKFATQMETPFTLPAEMMEQPTQLTTATIKLHFAKASEVMKSLTGGSGSLLSPNGSLSFDDRSNLLLIQDEPKAIANLKKLIKELDKPIEQIAIEARIVTINGESLKELGVRWGIFNPTENAHHLSGSLAGNGFDNITHQLNVNLPTATTPVGSVALQVAKINGRLLDLELTALERENNVEIIASPRLLTTNKKSASIKQGTELPYIMVNEKSGTQSVEFREAVLGLEVTPHISQDKQILLDLVVSQNAPGGRVSYGLGEVVSIDKQEINTQVFAKDGETIVLGGVFHDTITKGVDKVPLLGDIPGIKRLFSKESERHQKRELVIFVTPHILRQGAFPESLKKSSQVTPQNKRNEPAKKR
- a CDS encoding competence protein ComD; this encodes MVRQMLWLFISVMISHAGLAKDPFDKNRRQSTTQAAPEKQNSTLNLTCHTAPSTIFPQTAFEQIQVIGVLQHHTDWQVILLADNQVSLAHPGDLIAVEHIQITKIDKQHIDFLRWDTSANCEKTTPFQVKF
- a CDS encoding competence protein, which produces MKWIDKMATTNLFSHWYQLAAWQQTALLCALGVASLSLPAQHYWQQWTQLAQLTEQQEMQQATLAHQQKILAALKEKADKHLLTPKLAGKLAAINQQIQQLAQSLHIEHSQWDFHQTALLTLHVQGYFDELSAFLTALLTASNGLALVEWQVQKRSEPNDDSILFSELLFQFNPEEK
- a CDS encoding PilN domain-containing protein, which codes for MKKDINLLPWRLQQRRRQVKALVTKCVAGAVLCTVISVGLYRAAEQYAKQAEKLQHEYVALQRELQLTQQHIQQIRHHQRHDQETQAITKETFFLLLNQLAELPLTQGELSALALSEHHLTLTGQSVSQEEFDRLNHFLTEQALFSEVKLTEFKPQAQEMRFQFDLKLQVTP
- a CDS encoding competence protein ComA — its product is MFIKRTPSIQVGLWLRHHAIDVVWFDKDNRPHSECLEKLDLLELPATLNRRLAMPARRKSPYKFITAIMPHHIWQKTLILPHNLTPLECEQQCHFTLSNELPLPLEEIWYDYAATPLKQGFRLEIFAIRQQIATDYLQQFMPLQIEVLDNMAKALLRGAEYVLGKPLPAAAIFLYQDEQGGLAVQSKLQQNQTLFQTETNLTALFEQYCHRYDEKLEAVFYLQTEDTETAVPDHWHCLSTELPLIALGNALWQQDTYAKSTALFDAPIG
- a CDS encoding penicillin-binding protein 1A, which produces MRIAKLILSTLLTLFILGCVAVGMVYVQFKSELPDVESLKTVELQQPMQIYTSDGKLIGEVGEQRRIPVKLENIPEKLIQAVLATEDSRFYDHHGLDPIGIGRAVMVAISKGGASQGASTITQQLARNFFLTPEKSLIRKAKEAILAIEIENALDKNEILELYLNKIYLGYRSYGVAAAAKTYFGKELNQLTLSEMAVIAGLPKAPSTMNPLSSPKRALERRNVVLWRMLDQKYITQQEYDAALKEPIVASYHGAKLDFRADYVTEMVRQEMVKRFGEENAYTKGYQVYTTVLSNDQEVAQKAVRDNLIAYDMRHGYRGGAPLWKKGETPWDNDTIIGFLKKLPNSEPFIPAAVISVSKSGAELLLASEEKMTLPSSAMRWTGQANPVKTGDQIWIRKNDKGEWVLGQIPQANSALVSLNSDNGAIEAIVGGFSFEQSKFNRATQSLVQVGSSIKPFIYAAALEKGLTLSSVLQDTPIVLKKPGQKEWRPKNSPDRYDGPLRLRVGLGQSKNMIAIRAMQMTGVDFVADFLQRFGFKRDQYFASEALALGAASFTPLEMARGYAVFDNGGYLIDPYIINKILDNTGKEIFVANPKLACPTCDDVPVIYGETEKLDGFKNTDLTVADNLKRSDEATNGEEEIEQGENVPDIPELQPRADAIKEENLNFMADAKTSSSATQYAPRVISGELAFLIRSALNTAIYGEQGLGWKGTSWRMANEIKRKDIGGKTGTTNNSKVAWYAGFGANLTTAVYIGFDDNKFNLGRGEAGAKSAMPAWISYMKAILKDTPERNLPTPANIVEKRIDVRSGLLANGGRVEYFIKGTEPTRVYVEERGYYVPSELLNNPAGGQPEELF